The following proteins are co-located in the Sphaeramia orbicularis chromosome 24, fSphaOr1.1, whole genome shotgun sequence genome:
- the lyrm2 gene encoding LYR motif-containing protein 2 produces MTVSRLPPAALSLRQFLQRQKVLGIYRNMLRTIRQVPDEADRKYLRDWARDEFKRNKNATNQDAVRMMITQANNHLETLQKTLALARS; encoded by the exons ATGACGGTGTCGAGGCTTCCACCGGCGGCGCTGTCACTCAGACAG TTCTTGCAGAGACAGAAGGTTCTGGGAATTTACAGAAACATGTTGAGGACGATACGGCAGGTACCAGATGAGGCGGACAGGAAGTACCTGAGAGACTGGGCCAGAGATGAGTTCAAGAGGAATAAGAATGCCACAAACCAG GATGCTGTCCGTATGATGATCACACAGGCCAACAATCACCTGGAGACACTTCAGAAGACATTAGCACTGGCCAGAAGTTGA